The window CCCGACGCGGGAACCGATTGATCCTGTCAGGTTTATCAGCAACCCTTCATCAGGCAAGATGGGCTATGGCATTGCAAAAGCAGCAGAGCACAGGGGAGCCAATGTTGTGCTGATTACCGGGCCGACAAATCTTTCCGATCCGGTTAATGTAGAAGTAATCAGGGTGGGAACGGCAAAGGAGATGGCGCGGGCTGTGTTTGAGCATATGGAAGATGCCCATATTATCATAAAAGCAGCGGCAGTTTCCGACTACAGGCCTGTTGATTCGGCAAAACAGAAGATAAAGAAGGGAAAAGATGAGATTGCTTTGTTTCTGAAAAAAAACCAGGATATTTTAAAGGAGCTTGGCAGGAAAAAAAAGGATCAGATTCTTGTTGGTTTTGCCGCGGAAACAGAGAACCTTGAAATCAACGCGGAAAAAAAACTCGCGGAAAAAAAACTTGATATCATTGCAGCAAACCTTGTTAACAGCCCCTCTTCAGGATTCGGAACAGATACCAACAAGGTAATCCTTTTTTATAAAGATAAGACCAGGGAGGCTCTTCCTGAAATGTTAAAGGATGATCTGGCGCATATACTTTTAGATAGGATTGTAAAAATGCTGTAGAAGATTTCGTGATTATTTTTCTCTCTGTGTGCTCTGTGATCTCTGTGGTAATTTCGGGTGATAATTATAAAATGACAAATGGTCTGG of the Anaerolineae bacterium genome contains:
- the coaBC gene encoding bifunctional phosphopantothenoylcysteine decarboxylase/phosphopantothenate--cysteine ligase CoaBC, encoding MQTKIDNKNIVLGVCGGIAAYKSVELLRLLNKQGAKVRVVMTQNARSFVGPLTFEALSGYPVCFDLFQNIDRKNDASIRHIDWARDADAVIIAPATANIIGKIANGIADDALTTLMLAVTAPVLLCPSMNSQMYANKALCRNLSTLRNDGYFIVEPEAGELACGDSGPGRLPEPKDILDRLLCCLAPKDLKSKKVLVTAGPTREPIDPVRFISNPSSGKMGYGIAKAAEHRGANVVLITGPTNLSDPVNVEVIRVGTAKEMARAVFEHMEDAHIIIKAAAVSDYRPVDSAKQKIKKGKDEIALFLKKNQDILKELGRKKKDQILVGFAAETENLEINAEKKLAEKKLDIIAANLVNSPSSGFGTDTNKVILFYKDKTREALPEMLKDDLAHILLDRIVKML